Proteins encoded within one genomic window of Geotalea daltonii FRC-32:
- the hemW gene encoding radical SAM family heme chaperone HemW: MHVSLYIHFPFCLKKCLYCDFDSVAGSLVSPDEYVAAVVREMELRAAKLAAPVSAPTLYFGGGTPSLMAPQLVGRIIDTAARLYGLNSDGEITIEANPGTVTAEKLAGYRAAGINRLSLGVQALDDALLQQLGRVHSVEESLAAYKAARKVGFDNIGIDLIHSLPGQSLTMWEKALDEAIRLGPEHISAYSLSVEEGTPFAAMFEAGDLSLPHEDEATAMFEATRYLLALHGYEHYEISNFARPLFRSRHNQVYWRRGNYLGFGAGAHSFLREPGWGLRWVNPRNHTAYLAAMQQDHLQEEELQQLARRDALAEVFFLGLRLLKGIDMLDAIEEFGPVVEEEYGGLIGELEVKGLLVKSGRLIAIPPDKIIFANQIFSSFI, from the coding sequence ATGCACGTTTCTCTCTACATCCATTTCCCTTTTTGTCTGAAGAAATGTCTCTATTGCGATTTCGATTCCGTTGCCGGTTCCCTGGTCTCGCCTGATGAGTATGTGGCGGCGGTGGTGCGGGAGATGGAGCTTCGGGCGGCAAAACTCGCCGCGCCGGTTTCTGCGCCGACTCTTTATTTTGGCGGCGGCACCCCATCGCTGATGGCGCCGCAGCTGGTGGGGCGGATAATCGATACCGCGGCGCGCCTCTATGGATTGAACTCCGATGGGGAGATTACCATTGAGGCGAACCCCGGCACGGTGACGGCGGAAAAACTTGCCGGCTATCGTGCTGCGGGGATAAACCGTTTGTCCCTGGGGGTGCAGGCGCTTGATGATGCGCTTTTGCAGCAACTTGGTCGTGTCCATAGTGTGGAAGAATCGCTAGCCGCCTATAAGGCCGCGAGAAAAGTCGGCTTTGATAACATCGGTATCGATCTCATCCACTCGCTTCCCGGCCAGAGCCTGACCATGTGGGAAAAAGCTCTTGATGAGGCAATCAGACTTGGCCCGGAGCACATTTCCGCCTATAGCCTCAGCGTCGAGGAGGGGACTCCGTTTGCAGCCATGTTCGAGGCTGGGGATCTTAGCCTGCCCCACGAGGATGAAGCGACAGCCATGTTCGAGGCTACCAGGTATTTGCTTGCCTTGCATGGTTACGAGCATTACGAAATCTCCAACTTTGCCCGGCCCCTTTTCAGGTCCCGTCATAATCAGGTTTACTGGCGGCGTGGCAACTATCTCGGTTTCGGCGCCGGTGCCCATTCATTCCTGCGCGAACCCGGTTGGGGCTTGAGGTGGGTTAATCCCCGCAACCATACCGCCTACCTTGCTGCAATGCAGCAAGACCATCTGCAGGAGGAAGAGCTGCAGCAACTTGCGCGTCGGGATGCTCTTGCCGAGGTATTTTTCCTTGGGTTGCGCCTGCTGAAAGGGATTGATATGCTTGATGCCATCGAGGAATTCGGCCCTGTTGTTGAGGAAGAATACGGTGGCCTTATCGGTGAGCTTGAAGTCAAGGGGCTGCTGGTGAAGTCGGGTCGCCTCATTGCTATCCCCCCAGACAAAATTATCTTTGCCAACCAGATTTTCTCCAGCTTTATCTAG
- the hrcA gene encoding heat-inducible transcriptional repressor HrcA, giving the protein MDEQLSPRGRQILEAIIEDYIVTAEPVGSRTITRRHPMALSPATVRNVMADLEEMGFLASPHTSAGRIPTDKAYRFYVNSLLSVRNIGRDEQEEILRRCSVTGKDMAEVLKETSRMLSSTSHYMGIVVAPRFDANVFRQIEFVKLGSRRLLAILVSQNGTVQNRIIEADEDIPADDLVKMSNYLNDLLEGLTIAQVRSKLLQEMQSDKAKYDRFMARALSLSTKTVDEDVAEVFIEGQVNIFDQPEFADVAKMKEIFRTFEKKSTILQLFDRAIAAEGVQIYIGAESHLSDMPGMSLITSTYVTGQNTLGVLGVVGPTRMGYAKVIPIVDYTAKLVSRLLEME; this is encoded by the coding sequence ATGGATGAGCAGCTTTCTCCCCGAGGCAGGCAGATTCTCGAAGCGATCATCGAGGATTATATCGTCACGGCGGAGCCGGTCGGTAGCAGGACCATCACTCGCAGGCACCCCATGGCGCTTTCCCCGGCTACGGTGAGAAATGTCATGGCTGACCTGGAGGAGATGGGTTTTCTTGCTTCGCCTCATACTTCAGCCGGGCGTATACCCACTGACAAGGCTTACCGGTTCTACGTGAACTCGCTACTGTCGGTGAGGAACATTGGCCGTGACGAGCAGGAGGAGATTCTCAGGCGCTGTTCCGTGACAGGCAAGGATATGGCGGAGGTGCTCAAGGAAACGAGCCGGATGCTCTCCTCCACCTCCCATTATATGGGTATTGTCGTTGCCCCGCGCTTCGATGCCAATGTTTTCCGTCAGATCGAGTTCGTCAAGCTGGGGAGCAGGCGCTTGCTGGCGATCCTTGTTTCTCAGAATGGCACGGTGCAGAACCGGATTATCGAAGCGGACGAGGATATACCCGCTGATGACCTGGTTAAGATGTCCAATTACCTGAATGACCTGCTTGAAGGGCTCACCATCGCCCAGGTCCGGTCTAAGCTTTTGCAGGAGATGCAGAGCGACAAGGCGAAATACGATCGGTTCATGGCACGGGCACTGTCCCTCTCCACCAAGACGGTCGACGAGGACGTTGCCGAGGTCTTTATCGAGGGGCAGGTAAATATTTTTGATCAGCCGGAATTCGCCGATGTGGCAAAGATGAAGGAGATATTCCGCACCTTCGAGAAAAAAAGCACCATCCTGCAGCTGTTCGATCGGGCCATTGCCGCTGAAGGTGTGCAGATATACATTGGCGCCGAATCCCACTTGAGCGACATGCCGGGAATGAGCCTCATCACTTCTACCTATGTAACCGGCCAAAATACTCTGGGGGTGCTGGGAGTGGTCGGTCCCACGAGAATGGGCTATGCCAAGGTTATTCCCATCGTGGATTATACGGCAAAGCTGGTGAGCAGGTTGTTGGAGATGGAATAA
- the grpE gene encoding nucleotide exchange factor GrpE, whose amino-acid sequence MDKKKHSASSISEALKEKASTAEESEKQEGAESADLTETEPDKLAEMENALKAKEAEAAANWDKYLRERADLENYRKRVQKEKEELLKYGNESLILEILPAIDNMERALEHASEESMAAIIEGIKLTLSMLQSTLKKFGVTPVQSGPGTAFDPAFHQAMSQVESAEQEPNTIVAEFQKGYLLNERLLRPALVSVAK is encoded by the coding sequence GTGGATAAGAAGAAACACAGTGCTAGTTCGATCAGCGAAGCTCTCAAGGAAAAGGCTTCTACAGCTGAAGAATCCGAAAAACAAGAAGGGGCGGAATCAGCTGACCTGACTGAAACAGAGCCCGATAAACTAGCAGAGATGGAAAATGCATTAAAAGCTAAAGAAGCTGAGGCAGCGGCAAACTGGGATAAATATCTCCGTGAGCGGGCTGACCTGGAGAATTACCGGAAAAGGGTGCAGAAGGAGAAGGAAGAGTTGCTCAAGTACGGCAATGAGTCGCTGATTCTAGAGATTCTCCCTGCCATTGATAACATGGAGCGTGCCCTTGAGCACGCCAGCGAAGAAAGCATGGCAGCTATCATAGAAGGGATCAAACTGACTTTGAGCATGCTCCAGTCGACCCTGAAGAAATTCGGTGTCACCCCGGTGCAGTCTGGGCCGGGTACCGCCTTCGATCCCGCTTTTCATCAGGCCATGAGCCAGGTGGAGTCCGCTGAACAGGAACCCAATACCATCGTAGCCGAGTTCCAGAAGGGCTACCTGCTCAACGAGCGGTTGTTGAGGCCGGCCCTGGTCTCGGTGGCCAAATAA
- the dnaK gene encoding molecular chaperone DnaK has protein sequence MSKVIGIDLGTTNSCVAIMEGGEPIVIANAEGSRTTPSMVAITDSGERLVGQQAKRQAVTNPENTLFAIKRLIGRKFESEAVKKDIAISPFKIVKADNADAWVEVRGQKYSPPEISAMVLQKMKKTAEDYLGETVTDAVITVPAYFDDSQRQATKDAGKIAGLNVLRIINEPTAAALAYGLDKKKDEKIAVFDLGGGTFDISILELGEGVFEVKSTNGDTFLGGEDFDQNVIDWIADEFKKDQGIDLRNDKMALQRLKEAAEKAKCELSSSMETDINLPFITADASGPKHLNLKLTRAKLEAICANLIDKLEGPCRTALKDAGLSPSDIDEVILVGGMTRMPIVQKRVQDIFGKVPNRGVNPDEVVAIGAAIQGGVLKGDVKDVLLLDVTPLSLGIETLGGVMTRLIEKNSTIPCRKSQIFSTAADNQPAVSIHVLQGEREMAGDNKTLGNFELTGIPAAPRGVPQIEVTFDIDANGIVHVSAKDLGTGKEQSIRITASSGLSKEEIDKMVREAESHASEDKKKRELIEARNQADSLVYSTEKSLSEFGDKIDAAEKQKIEEGLAALKKAMEGNDADAIKKASDELMQASHKLAEAVYAKAQPAGEEQAGAAAHEGEAKGEKVVDADFEEVKEDKK, from the coding sequence ATGAGCAAAGTTATAGGAATAGACCTGGGAACCACCAACTCCTGCGTCGCAATCATGGAGGGTGGCGAACCCATTGTTATAGCCAATGCCGAAGGAAGCCGCACAACCCCTTCAATGGTGGCAATCACCGACAGCGGTGAGCGTCTGGTCGGCCAGCAGGCCAAGCGCCAGGCTGTAACCAACCCGGAGAACACCCTCTTTGCCATAAAGCGTCTCATTGGCCGCAAGTTCGAATCGGAGGCGGTGAAAAAAGACATTGCCATCTCTCCCTTCAAGATCGTCAAGGCCGATAATGCCGACGCCTGGGTGGAGGTACGGGGGCAGAAGTATTCACCTCCCGAGATTTCAGCCATGGTACTGCAGAAAATGAAGAAGACCGCCGAGGATTACCTGGGTGAGACGGTGACCGATGCGGTCATTACCGTACCGGCGTATTTCGACGACTCCCAGCGCCAGGCCACCAAGGATGCCGGCAAGATCGCCGGCCTGAACGTGCTGCGTATCATTAACGAGCCGACTGCGGCCGCTCTTGCCTATGGCCTTGACAAGAAGAAGGACGAGAAAATTGCCGTTTTCGACCTGGGTGGCGGTACTTTCGATATTTCCATTCTTGAACTGGGTGAAGGGGTTTTCGAGGTCAAGTCCACCAATGGGGATACATTCCTGGGAGGTGAGGATTTCGACCAGAACGTCATCGACTGGATTGCTGACGAATTCAAGAAGGATCAGGGTATCGACCTCAGGAACGACAAAATGGCACTGCAGCGTCTGAAAGAGGCTGCGGAGAAAGCCAAGTGCGAGCTTTCTTCCTCCATGGAGACCGATATCAACCTGCCGTTCATCACCGCTGATGCCAGCGGTCCAAAGCATCTCAACCTGAAGCTTACCCGTGCAAAACTGGAAGCGATCTGCGCCAATCTCATCGACAAGCTGGAAGGCCCGTGCCGTACCGCCCTCAAGGATGCGGGGCTTTCTCCAAGCGACATCGACGAGGTGATTCTGGTCGGCGGCATGACCCGTATGCCAATCGTTCAGAAAAGAGTCCAGGACATCTTCGGCAAGGTGCCCAACCGGGGTGTCAATCCTGACGAAGTTGTGGCCATAGGTGCTGCTATCCAGGGTGGAGTGCTCAAGGGTGACGTGAAGGACGTGCTGCTTCTGGACGTAACGCCACTTTCCCTGGGTATCGAAACCTTGGGCGGGGTTATGACCAGGCTGATCGAGAAGAACTCCACCATTCCCTGCCGCAAGAGCCAGATCTTCTCCACTGCCGCCGATAACCAGCCGGCAGTGAGCATCCATGTGCTCCAGGGTGAAAGGGAAATGGCCGGCGACAACAAGACCCTCGGCAACTTTGAATTGACCGGCATTCCCGCCGCACCCCGCGGTGTACCCCAGATCGAGGTCACTTTCGACATCGACGCCAACGGCATCGTTCACGTTTCGGCTAAGGACCTGGGCACCGGCAAGGAGCAGTCGATCCGCATCACCGCATCTTCCGGCCTTTCCAAGGAAGAGATCGACAAGATGGTTCGCGAGGCAGAATCACATGCCTCAGAGGACAAGAAGAAGAGAGAACTCATCGAAGCCCGCAACCAGGCCGACAGCCTTGTCTATTCAACGGAGAAGTCCCTCAGCGAGTTCGGCGACAAGATCGATGCTGCCGAGAAACAGAAAATCGAGGAGGGTCTGGCTGCCCTGAAAAAGGCCATGGAAGGCAACGACGCTGATGCCATAAAGAAGGCGAGCGACGAATTGATGCAGGCTTCCCATAAACTTGCCGAGGCAGTTTACGCCAAGGCCCAGCCCGCCGGCGAGGAACAGGCTGGTGCTGCAGCCCACGAAGGTGAGGCAAAAGGGGAAAAGGTCGTCGATGCCGACTTCGAGGAAGTGAAGGAAGACAAGAAATAA
- the dnaJ gene encoding molecular chaperone DnaJ: MANGDKRDYYEVLEVNRNASETEIKKAYRRLAIQHHPDKNPGDKAAEDRFKELTEAYEVLSDSQKRATYDQFGHAGMAGGGFSSGGFGFGAGSPFGDIFGDIFGDVFGGRPRSRGKRGDDLLYNMEITFEEAAFGVEKKVEVPYAKRCESCGGSGAKVGTEPKTCPTCRGAGQVRFQQGFFSVSKTCSHCNGEGKVVDNPCPDCRGAGTVRDKKTLSVKVPAGVETGNRLKLSGEGGQGSKGGSNGDLYVALAVREHPIFKRENNDVVCEIPISYTQAALGCELEIPTLDGKANLKIPEGTQSGKLFRIRGKGIQVLQGYGRGDHLVIIKVETPTNLTKQQKELLEEFARISGEDVNPMRKNFFSKVMDLLH, from the coding sequence TTGGCAAACGGTGATAAACGCGACTATTACGAGGTGCTGGAGGTAAACCGCAACGCCTCTGAAACCGAGATCAAGAAGGCATACCGGCGTCTGGCGATTCAGCATCACCCTGACAAAAATCCCGGGGACAAGGCGGCGGAAGACAGATTCAAGGAACTGACGGAAGCTTACGAAGTACTCTCCGACTCGCAGAAAAGGGCTACCTATGATCAATTCGGCCATGCCGGCATGGCTGGGGGTGGATTTTCCTCCGGCGGCTTCGGTTTCGGAGCCGGTTCCCCCTTTGGTGACATCTTCGGTGACATCTTTGGCGATGTCTTCGGCGGCAGGCCGCGCAGCCGCGGCAAGCGTGGAGATGACCTGCTCTATAACATGGAGATAACCTTTGAAGAGGCTGCCTTCGGCGTCGAGAAGAAGGTAGAGGTTCCCTATGCCAAGCGTTGCGAAAGCTGCGGCGGCAGCGGCGCCAAAGTCGGTACCGAGCCTAAAACTTGTCCTACCTGCCGAGGTGCCGGCCAGGTCCGCTTTCAGCAGGGCTTCTTCAGCGTCAGTAAAACCTGTAGCCATTGTAACGGGGAAGGGAAAGTGGTGGACAATCCCTGTCCCGATTGCCGGGGAGCCGGAACGGTAAGGGATAAGAAGACTTTGTCGGTGAAGGTTCCGGCCGGGGTCGAAACTGGCAATCGGCTCAAGCTTTCCGGCGAGGGGGGGCAAGGCTCCAAGGGGGGCTCAAACGGCGACCTGTATGTGGCCCTTGCCGTCAGGGAACATCCCATATTCAAGCGGGAAAACAACGACGTCGTTTGCGAGATCCCCATCAGCTACACTCAGGCTGCACTGGGCTGCGAGTTGGAAATTCCCACCCTGGACGGCAAGGCCAATCTGAAAATACCGGAGGGTACCCAATCGGGCAAGCTGTTCCGCATTCGTGGCAAGGGGATTCAGGTGCTGCAGGGATACGGCAGGGGAGATCACCTGGTCATAATCAAGGTGGAAACGCCGACCAATCTGACCAAGCAGCAAAAGGAACTGTTGGAAGAGTTTGCCAGGATCAGCGGCGAGGATGTGAACCCCATGCGGAAAAACTTCTTCTCCAAGGTTATGGACCTGCTCCATTGA
- a CDS encoding phospholipase D-like domain-containing protein, whose translation MNGVRGIGIRSGMAVAVFAMAILCLTPLSTNAGGSHTASTTLLRNQEYGDALVKGLRDARRSVICSFYLFKVTEARNNRPRTIVAELIKAARRGVDVTVILETSNDLKDKLNDENRKTAALLTKGGVKVFFDLPGVTSHLKTAVIDSRYVFIGSHNLTQSALQYNNELSVMIDSPEMAAEIKTYLNRL comes from the coding sequence TTGAACGGCGTAAGGGGAATCGGCATCAGATCAGGGATGGCTGTGGCGGTTTTCGCCATGGCCATTCTTTGTCTAACTCCTTTGTCGACAAATGCCGGTGGCAGTCATACGGCCAGCACCACCCTGCTGCGTAATCAGGAGTATGGCGATGCCCTGGTGAAAGGCCTCAGGGATGCCCGCCGTAGTGTTATCTGTTCCTTTTACCTGTTCAAGGTCACCGAAGCGCGCAACAATCGACCGAGAACCATCGTTGCCGAGCTGATCAAGGCTGCCCGGCGCGGCGTGGATGTAACAGTTATCCTGGAAACGAGCAATGATCTGAAAGACAAGCTCAATGATGAAAACCGAAAGACAGCGGCTCTTCTTACCAAAGGGGGAGTCAAGGTCTTCTTCGATCTGCCCGGCGTAACCAGCCATCTTAAAACTGCCGTCATAGACAGCCGTTATGTTTTTATCGGCAGCCACAACCTTACCCAAAGCGCCCTGCAGTACAATAACGAACTTTCGGTCATGATCGATTCTCCTGAGATGGCAGCGGAGATCAAAACATACCTGAACCGCCTCTAG
- the larB gene encoding nickel pincer cofactor biosynthesis protein LarB, whose product MDRAELKLLLQKVKENRINVDEALKCLRHLPYEELDCATVDHHRALRQGFPEVIFGESKTVGQMEQIIMALLGKGNNVLATRVDGEKGAALMHKFPVASYHRESRCLTIEQKPVEAKGRGKIVVISAGTSDMPVAGEAVITARIMGNEVETLFDVGVAGLHRLLARKELLFSASVIIVVAGMEGALPSVVGGLVDKPVIAVPTSVGYGASFGGVAALLGMLNSCAAGVTVVNIDNGFGAAYAASLINRESSSTI is encoded by the coding sequence ATGGATAGAGCCGAATTGAAACTCCTGCTGCAAAAGGTGAAAGAAAATCGAATCAATGTTGATGAGGCGCTGAAGTGCCTCAGGCACCTGCCATACGAGGAACTGGATTGCGCGACGGTGGATCATCACCGCGCCCTGCGCCAGGGCTTTCCCGAGGTAATTTTTGGTGAAAGCAAAACGGTGGGGCAGATGGAGCAGATTATCATGGCTCTCCTGGGCAAAGGGAACAATGTCCTGGCAACGCGGGTTGATGGAGAAAAGGGGGCGGCGCTGATGCACAAATTCCCGGTGGCCAGTTATCACAGGGAATCGCGCTGCCTGACCATCGAGCAGAAGCCGGTGGAGGCCAAGGGGAGGGGCAAGATCGTCGTCATTTCTGCCGGCACCTCCGACATGCCGGTTGCCGGGGAAGCTGTGATAACAGCACGGATTATGGGCAACGAAGTAGAAACGCTCTTCGATGTGGGGGTGGCTGGGCTGCACCGGTTGCTAGCCAGGAAGGAATTGCTTTTCTCCGCTTCGGTGATCATCGTCGTCGCCGGCATGGAAGGGGCACTCCCTTCCGTTGTCGGTGGTCTGGTGGACAAGCCGGTCATTGCCGTTCCCACGTCTGTCGGCTACGGGGCATCCTTCGGCGGAGTCGCAGCCCTGCTTGGCATGCTCAACTCCTGTGCTGCCGGGGTAACGGTGGTCAATATCGACAACGGCTTCGGCGCTGCCTATGCTGCCAGTCTCATAAACAGGGAATCCTCTTCTACAATATAA
- the larC gene encoding nickel pincer cofactor biosynthesis protein LarC, translated as MKVLFFDCFAGIAGDMTVAAMVELGLPLEHLRRELARLGLPASTYELAVEPVRRKGVAASHFEVRVEQDQPHRHYADIAAMIDGSSLAATVKDKAQRIFRRIAEAEAKVHGMEIGHVHFHEVGAVDSIIDIVGAAIGLDYLGIEAVYVSPLPLGSGYIETAHGRLPVPAPATAELLKGLPVHGNIGSGERVTPTGAAIVAALGTAFGSHPPMEIRSIGYGAGSKDFADMPNLLRLVLGETAETLQRDEIVVLETNIDDMNPELLGFLMERLFEKGALDVTFSPLQMKKNRPGTLVTVITPCAKRDELARLILSESTAIGVRYYPAQRLILSRTVEERLTSLGPVKVKVVTDDALLRRVVPEFEECRRLTAEKGLPLMDVYRIVEREVAGT; from the coding sequence TTGAAGGTTTTGTTTTTCGATTGTTTTGCCGGGATTGCCGGGGATATGACGGTGGCTGCGATGGTTGAGCTGGGCCTGCCCCTTGAACATCTACGCCGGGAGCTTGCCCGGCTGGGCCTGCCTGCCTCCACCTATGAACTGGCTGTGGAACCGGTCAGGAGAAAGGGGGTCGCCGCCAGTCATTTTGAAGTGCGGGTTGAGCAGGATCAGCCCCACCGCCATTATGCAGACATAGCTGCCATGATCGATGGAAGCTCTCTTGCTGCGACGGTAAAGGACAAGGCGCAGCGTATCTTCCGCCGAATTGCTGAAGCAGAGGCGAAGGTGCATGGCATGGAGATAGGCCATGTGCACTTTCACGAGGTTGGTGCCGTCGATTCCATTATCGATATTGTTGGAGCTGCCATTGGTCTCGATTACCTGGGGATTGAGGCGGTCTATGTCTCGCCACTCCCCTTGGGGAGCGGCTATATCGAAACGGCCCATGGCAGGCTTCCGGTACCTGCACCGGCAACGGCAGAGCTTCTCAAAGGTCTTCCTGTCCATGGCAATATCGGCTCCGGTGAACGGGTCACTCCCACCGGCGCGGCCATTGTTGCTGCCCTGGGCACTGCCTTTGGCAGTCACCCCCCCATGGAAATCAGGTCCATCGGCTATGGGGCCGGCAGCAAGGATTTTGCAGACATGCCGAACCTGTTGCGCCTGGTTTTGGGGGAGACTGCAGAAACTCTGCAGCGGGACGAAATCGTTGTGCTTGAAACAAATATCGACGATATGAACCCGGAACTCCTCGGCTTCCTCATGGAGCGTCTTTTTGAAAAGGGGGCACTGGATGTAACCTTTTCTCCGCTGCAGATGAAGAAAAACCGGCCGGGAACCCTAGTTACGGTCATTACCCCCTGTGCCAAACGCGATGAACTGGCACGGCTTATCCTGTCAGAATCAACAGCTATTGGTGTCCGCTATTACCCTGCGCAGCGGCTGATCCTTTCACGAACCGTCGAGGAACGGCTGACCAGCCTGGGGCCGGTGAAAGTCAAGGTGGTCACGGATGATGCCCTGCTCAGGCGTGTGGTGCCCGAGTTCGAGGAATGCCGGCGTCTTACCGCGGAAAAGGGCCTGCCGCTCATGGATGTCTACCGCATAGTCGAACGCGAGGTGGCGGGAACATGA
- a CDS encoding phosphatidylglycerophosphatase A family protein, whose protein sequence is MRRFVILSATWFGTGFSPVASGTVGTLAAIPLYLVLARLSLPLYLLTLLGFFFYACWASDRAEVIFGEKDSGKIVIDEVIGFLITMTGVPCSWQGIVAGFFLFRFFDITKIPPARFFDRRVKNGYGVVLDDVVAGIYAAIVLHLLLRFM, encoded by the coding sequence ATGAGGCGCTTTGTCATCCTTTCCGCAACCTGGTTCGGTACCGGCTTCAGCCCTGTGGCCTCGGGTACGGTCGGTACCCTGGCTGCCATCCCCCTTTATCTGGTCCTGGCCAGGCTGTCGCTTCCCCTTTATCTGCTCACCTTGCTGGGCTTTTTCTTCTATGCCTGCTGGGCTTCGGACCGGGCGGAGGTTATTTTTGGTGAGAAGGATTCGGGAAAGATCGTCATTGACGAGGTTATCGGCTTTCTCATTACAATGACCGGCGTCCCCTGCAGCTGGCAAGGAATTGTTGCAGGCTTTTTCCTGTTTCGCTTTTTCGATATCACCAAGATTCCGCCGGCCCGCTTCTTCGACCGCCGGGTGAAAAACGGTTACGGCGTGGTGCTGGATGACGTGGTGGCCGGTATTTATGCTGCCATTGTCCTGCATCTGCTGCTGAGGTTCATGTGA